GTCTTCAGGCTCTTTTGTAACTTCCTTTTCGGACTTCTTCTTTTTTGCTTTGCTTACATCAGGGGCGCCCCGGCCTTCTTTAGTGTCCGGCTTTTTCTTTTCAGGTGCCTTTTTTTTATGCTTGTCTTCTGGAGGGGCCTCCATTTTTTCCGCCGGAAGAGTTGCCGTGTCAGTGTCCTCTGCCACGTCGGTCCCGCTCGCTCCGTTGCCCATTTCATCAAAATATCTTCGCCAGTAGTCCGGGACGGATTCCGGGTTTTCGAGATACTGTTCGTATAACTCTTCAACGAGAGCTGCGTTTGGTCCGAATTGTGCTTCTAATTTCTTCAAAATCAGAAAATTTGATGTACCGGTGGATAAAATTATGCCGTAAGGAAAATGATCAGCTTAATGTATCAGGATGAAATTCATTACGCCAGTTAAAAATAACGAAACAGAAGGGGAAAACGTTTTGATTTCGAAAAAAAATGAGCGTTAAATAGTTTCTCCGGATATACTTCCTCCCCGTTTTTTTTCTTATACTTTCCCATTCAACAAAACCAGATTTATTTATGGCTGATAGTAAAAAAACCGGTGCTGAAAACATTCGTTGGGATTTGTCAGATCTTTACAAGGGACTGGATGACCCGGCGTTTTCATCCGACCGTGAAAAAGCACTGGAGCTTGCCGGCACATTTGCCGGAAAATACCGGAACCGTGTGGCGAAACTTACACCTGCGCAGTTTGCCGAAGCACTGGAAGAGTACTCCGAAATCATCGAGCTGATGAGCCGTATCGGTTCTTTTGCCTATCTGAGCTGGACGACCAACACCGAAGACCCCGCACTCGGAAAAGCCGTACAGGAGGCCAACGAGCTGTCATCAGAATTGTCACAAAAGGTCGTCTTCTTCACACTGGAGTGGCTGAGCCTCGATGAAGATACGGCAAAGCAGTGGATTGACAGTGAAGAACTCTCGTTTTACCGGCATTATCTTGAAACTTCGCGTCTGGACAAGCCCCATACCCTTGAAGAAAAAGAGGAGAACATTCTCACCGCCAAGTCTGTGACAGGTTCCAGGGCCTGGGTCCGGTTTTTTGACGAAACACTCGGAGCTTCCCGCTTTGATTTTGAAGGAAATCAGCTTACGGAGACGGAGATTTTAAGTAAAATGCACGATCCCGATCGTGATGTCCGCCGTAAAGCTGCCCGGGTTTTTACCGACGGTCTCAAGAAAATGAGCCACCCGCTGACCTATGTATTCAATACGCTGCTGGCAGACAAGCACACAAATGACCGGCTGCGAAATTATCCGCACTGGCTCAGGGCACGAAATTTGTCCAACGAGATATCGGACGAAAGTGTGACCTCTCTGGTCGATTCGGTTACCGCCCGGTATCCGCTCGTGCACAGGTTTTATGAGCTGAAAAAGAAGCTGCTGAACCTGGATGAAATGAAAGAATATGACCGGTACGCACCCGTTCTGAAAAATCAGGAACGCATCGGCTGGAATGAGGCCAGAGACATTGTGCTCGAAGCATATAATGAGTTTCATCCGGAGATGGGCAACATCGCACGTCGTTTCTTTGACGAAGAATGGATTGATGCGGCTATTGTTCCCGGAAAACGGGGAGGAGCGTATTCCGCATCAACAACACCGTCAGTGCACCCTTATGTCTTCATGAACTACGACGGCAAAATCCGTGACGTACAGACCCTGGCACACGAGCTCGGGCACGGTGTCCACCAGCATCTTTCCCGCTCTCAGGGTGTGCTGCAGTCAGGAACACCGCTCACAACGGCCGAAACAGCCTCTGTATTTGGTGAAATGCTCGTTTTTCAGAAGCTGCTCTCCTCGCTTGACAGTCCCGTGGAGAAAATGGCGCTGCTGACCGGTAAGATTGACGATACCATCGCAACGGTATTCCGTCAGATATCCATGAACCGGTTTGAAGACCGAATCCATAATGCCCGGCGCAATGAAGGCGAGCTGACTGCCGGCCGGTTTTCCGAATTGTGGATGGAGACGCAGCGGCCGGTTTACGGGGACTCGGTCACGCTTACCGATGACTACAGTATGTGGTGGAGCTATATCCCGCATTTTGTTCATACACCGGGATATGTATACGCCTATGCATTCGGAGAACTGCTTGTCCTGGCTTTGTATCAGGAATATCAGAACTCGGACAACGATTTCAATCAAAAATACATGAAGATGCTGGAAAAGGGCGGGTCCGACTGGCCTCACCGGCTTACGGCCGGACTTGGTGTAAATATTAACGAACGGGCATTCTGGGAGCGGGGATTGACCGCCATCGCATCCATGGTGGATGAAGCGGAGTCATTACTGCCTGAACTCGATCTGCCACTGAAAGGATGATAGTGATTATAAACAGATGCCAATGAGCCTTACATATTCCGAAAACAGAGAAAAGGAGAACCTGCAGAATTTCAAAAAGGTGATACGCGATATGATTCTGCTGCTGCGTAATTCCCTGCAGGCAGAAACCGTTTCGCTGCACTGGATCAACCATCGCCGGGATATTGTAGTGCTGGAAAATTACGCGACGAATCTGAAAAATGTCGTTTATCAGGACCGCGTAAGAAGGAATGAGCATTTTCTGGGAAATTTCGATACGATTAAGTCGATAACCCGTCTGCAGCGTGATGTCCATTTTGACGGAAAGCAGCTGGATCACTACACTTCCACGGTTCCGGTATCCTATGTATACCTGATTCCGCTGGTCTACAATGCCGACACCCTTGCTATTACATCCGTTGAATCGGGGGCGAAATCAGAATTGAACATGTCAGATGAAGAAAGTGTTACAGCTTATCAGAAAGCACTTGGCAGACTGCTCCATAACTACCAGGAGCTGAATGACCTGTCACATCAGCAGTCGGAATGGACAGAGTATGATGACGATGTAGACCGTTTTTCCAGACTGGATCAGCCCTTTGAGCTTGCATCCGAATTAACCGAGCAGCTTCAGAAGTATGCCGGCAGCAACGGAGGGGTTATGCTGCTTGCAAGGGGACTCAAATCCTGGAATTCGGTGCTTTATTCGGCAGCTTCAAAATTTCCTCCTCCTGTTGGTCTGACGGTGCAGGAGGGAACCATTTCCGATCAGGCGTTGAAAAGTGGCGAACCCGTTTATTACACGCATGTTAACGCCAATCCCAAGCGAATCTCATATCAGGAGCCGTTATGCAAGGGCGCTACACTGGCAGTCCCGGTCATGCACAGGCAAAGAAGGCAGCTTCTTGCCCTTGTGTACAGCGAAGATTTACTTGTTTTCACCGAAGCTGTTAAACACAAAATCACCAATCTTTGCCGGGTTGCCGGTTTAAAACTGGAAGCATTGTTTCCTGATCTTGGTGTCGAAGAAGATGTATTTGCAAATAAAATTTCCTGCTACACATCCGATTTGTACAAAGGCGCCCTGAATGTCATCAGGAAACACCAGGATAATTATGATGTGCCCATGAAAACCTGGGTGGGGATGTTTGCCATCAGCAATATTTCCACCCTGAGAACAAGGTATCGGCCGGATGATTTGCTGCAACTGCAAAAAATGGTGCTTTCTGCTGCCAGGCCGCAAAAATTCGGCTGTTCCGGCATTATCGGCGAATACAGTGATTATGTGTATTCGTTCATTCTTCAGTCAACGGATGAGTCGGCTTTTGACTCATGGATACAGGCAGTTCAGAAAGAGTTTCAGCATCCGGTGAGCTTTGCGGATGATCAGAAAATTGAAATACTGCTGCGGACAGGATTCACGGAATTAAAACGCGGGATGGATCCCGAATCGGCCATTCAAAACTCCAGAAAGGCCATGAATGAGGCTGTTAAGCAGCAAAAATTTCTTTCGGAGGTATGACATGGGAAGCTGTTACCTGATTATTATCGATGGTCTGGGAGTTGGTGCACAGGAGGATGCGCATTTATATGGTGATGCCGGAAGCAATACCCTGGGCCATGTTGTTGCCCGGAGCAGATGTCGATTGCCGGAATTTGAGCGAATGGGTTTGGGGAATATTATCCCCCTCGATACAGTGGCCCCGGTCTGGGAACCGCTTGCTGCATTCGGTAAGATGAGGGAGGCGTCTTCCGGTAAAGATTCCACTACCGGACACTGGGAGATCGCCGGACTTCAGCTTGAAAGACCATTTCCAACCTATGAAAACGGGTTTCCGGATGATGTGATTGAAAATTTCTGCTCACTTACAGGTCTTGGTGGTGTACTTGCAAATAAACCGGCTTCCGGAACTGCAGTTATTGAGGAGTACGGAGAAGAGCATCAGAAAACCGGACTTCCCATTGTCTATACATCGGCTGACAGTGTGTTTCAAATAGCATGCGATGTTGATACGGTTCCGCTCGAAACCCTCTATGATTGGTGTGAAATAGCTCGGAAAAAGGTAATGGTGGATGAACATGCTGTAGGACGGGTGATTGCAAGACCCTTTGCCGGCAAACCGGGTTCATTCAGGCGTTTGTCTGACCAGCGGCATGACTATTCGCTGAAACCTTTCGAACCGTTTCTGCCCGGCTATCTGCAGGAAAAGGGGATTGAGACATGGTCCGTTGGAAAAGTGATCGACCTGTTTGCTGAATGCGGTTTTGATCACTCCCGAAGAACCAAAAGCAATGCTGAAGGAATTGAGCTACTGCTTGAAGTGATGGAACTGAACAACCGGGGATTCGTTTTTGTAAATCTTATTGAAACGGATCAAAACTTTGGACACCGTAATGACATCGAAGGTTTTGCGCAAGCTCTCGAGGAAATCGACAGGGAAGTTCCGCGTATACTTAAAAAGCTTAAACCGGATGATCTGCTTATCATAACAGGGGATCATGGAAACGATCCGGCGATGCCCAGTACGGACCATTCGCGGGAATTCACACCCCTGCTGATATATCCGGGAAATAAAGCAACAACTATGGAGCTGCCAATCCGGAATAGTTTTTCAGACATCGCAGTCTCCGTTTGTGATTTCTATGGCCTTGAAAATCCGTTTCCGGGTAAATCCTTTCTAAATAAGCAGCATATTTAAAATATTTACCCGGTTGCCGCATTTGACAGATAACATCCGTAAATTTGATTCGTTTTTTTGTGAGAAAGAGCAATCATATCATTCCTTCAGACCTGAAGTTGTATTTGCGTGCCCGGAGCATGTATTTCCCGTTTTCAGATCGGGCAGAAATCTGATCATAAAGATTGTATATTGATGCAACCGGTATGATCTGTACAGCGTAATAGTAATATGAACGTAAACCAAACCAGTTTTTCAAGTGGCTAAGAAGAAAAAAGAACCCAAAAATCCAAGTCCCAGCGGAATTTCAACAAGAGAATCCCAATCACTCGATCGCTATTTGCAGGAGATTGGCAAGGTGAATCTTATCACTCCTGATGAAGAAGTTGAATTGGCGAAAAAGATTCAGGCGGGTGACCAGCAGGCCCTTGAAAGGTTGACCAAGGCAAACCTGCGATTTGTTGTTTCCGTTGCCAAACAGTATCAGAACCAGGGGCTGTCGCTTGGTGACCTCATCAATGAAGGCAATCTCGGCCTGATCAAGGCTGCCAAAAGATTTGACGAAACCCGGGGGTTCAAGTTCATATCGTATGCGGTATGGTGGATTCGCCAGTCAATTCTTCAGGCACTCGCCGAGCAGAGCCGGATTGTCAGGCTGCCGCTCAACAGAGTGGGTGCGCTTAACAAAATCGGTAAAGAGTTGTCCAAGCTGGAACAGGAATATGAGCGGATCCCGTCTGCTGCCGAACTGGCTGAAAGTCTGGAAATGACCGTTTCCGAAGTTTCTGATACGTTGAAAATTTCAGGCCGGCACCTGTCCGTTGACGCCCCGTTTGCCCAGGGTGAAGACAACAGGCTGCTGGATGTTCTCGAAAACGAAGAAACACCCGACCCTGATAATGATTTGATGGGTGAATCCCTGAAAGTGGAAATTGAGCGGGCATTGTCAAAACTTTCCAAAAGGGAAGCCGAAGTTATACGCCTGTATTTCGGGATCGGCCGCGAACATTCGCTGACTCTTGAAGAGATCGGAGAACGATTTGACCTGACAAGAGAACGCGTGCGTCAGATAAAAGAAAAAGCACTCAGAAAACTGCGACATCACAACAGAAGTCTGGCACTACGGGTATATCTCGGCTAACCTGCTGGGTGAGCTGCAATAATATATTCTGAGCAGGCATAACATACTTAAGTCACTGTCCTATTCCGCGAATAATTAATGAACTTTTTACGGGCTGAATCGTAAAAAGATGTAGAAGAGAACCAAAAATCCATAAATAATGGTATATTAGGTACAGGCAGACTCTCATGTGTAATTACAATAAATAGCACTGGCAGCAGGATCAGGAACGAATCCAGACAAAATAAAAGTTTTATAAGCAGACACCGCTACACAGGCAGACAATTCAAGGAGGCCATCATGGCACGAATTAACAACATACCCATAGCAATGCTCGCAGCTGCCTTTTTGCTGACCGGATGCTATACCCAGGTCCAGGTAGTAGATGAGCGCCCTTCCCGCGCCCATACGGACAGATATGAGGAACAACGGGAAAAACCCATTAGCGACCAGGATCTTTATGATATGGGTTATGAAGATGCCTTGCATGACATTGACCTGTACTATCGTGACTTTGACCGGTATCGCTGGTCATCCAGATACGGATTAGGTTATCACCATCCGGCACACAGGCCTGCCAGCAGAGTAAGTTTCGGGTTTTCCTATCACTATGGATATCATCCGCATGCATTCAGACACAGCTATTTCTATGACAGCTGGGCATGGGCCCATCATGGATGGTACGGTCCTGCTCATTATCATTACAGCTGGTATGGTCCCGGCAGATATCATCGTTACCCGGCATACGGATGGGGCCCGGGTGTCTATTACGGACCCAACTACTTTATTACCTATAATTACCGCAACATAACCGGTGTATCGAGCAGCAGAGTTTACACCTCCCGGGGAACCAGCGTTACGGGTACAAGAGCCAATGCTGTAGCCAGAGATGCCTCCAGAGCATCTGTTACCAGAAGTTCATCTGCAACACGGTCAACAGTGAACCGTACAGGTACTTCGAATGTAACCCGGAGCAGCAATGTCACCAGGTCAACCAGCGGATCCTCCAATGTCAGAAGTGAACGCGGAACTACGGTCACCCGGTCCAGCACTGCAACAAGCCGAAGCAGCGGCACGGTTAACCGCAGCAGCTCCACAAGCCGAAGCAGCGGCACGGTTAATCGCAGCAGTTCCTCCAGCCGAAGCAGCGGTTCGGTCAGCCGGAGCAGTTCTTCGAGCAGAAGCAGTGGCTCGGTCAGCCGGAGCAGCTCTTCGAGCAGAAGCAGTGGCTCGGTCAGCCGGAGCAGCTCTTCCAGCAGAAGCAGTGGCTCCGTAAGTCGAAGCAGTTCGTCAAACAGAAGCAGCGGTTCAGTCAGCCGGAGCAGTTCCTCCAGCCGGAGCAGCAGCGGAAGTACTTCACGTAACAGAAACGACTGACATTACTTTTTTCAATAGCATCGTAAATCTGATGCAGAAGAATCATTTCTAAAGCGCGGACATTGCCTCAAATCAGCAACTGTGCCGCGCTTTTTTTACAGGGATATCATTTATGGCACGCAGTTCGTTTTGTCATCTACAGAACCATATTGAAAATTCACTATCTATGAAAAATCAAGGCCCCGCTCTCAGATTAATCATTACCATGCTGATCATATCCTTTTCAGGACTGACCGGCATTCAGGCGCAATACAGCATGGATGCATTGCGGCTCTCGAAGCAGATGCCAGGTCAGGATGCTCACAGCATCGCCCTGGGCAGCTCATCAGTTTCTCAACTCCAGGGATTTGGCTCTTACCTTAATAATCCGGCCGTTGCTGCCAAATTTCCGGAAAGTAATTTCTCTGTCGGACTCGGAGTCAGAAATATCGAGCAGCAGTCGACATATCTTGGAGAGCAGAGCACATTTGATGACAATCAGACCGGTATAACTCATATAGGATTTTCGTACAATGTTCCGACCGAAGTGGGAAGTCTGGTATTCGGAGGTGGTTATGTACAGACAGCGGATTACAATTCGGCATTTACCATAGATGCTTTCAACGATTTTACGTCACGTACATATCAGTTTCTGACCGACTACACAAGCGACATAGCTTTCAATACATTTGCTATTGATGATCATAACAATCAGCTGGAATCTGTTTTTGAATTTGGCGGTTTTCAGGGTGTTGATCAATTTGCAGAAACAACACGCCGTGGTCAGGCTGGTGAGTACAGCCTCTTCATGGCAACAGAATTTCAGGAGGACTTCTTTCTTGGCCTGACAGTGGGCATACCGGTTTCCAGATCCAAGTTTGAACAGGTTTTCATAGAAGATACTCCCCGGGACAGGTCCGGACAGAGAGTCTATACCGGTGAGCAGAACTCAGGAACCTACAATATTGACCGGGTCTTTTTTGAGGAGAAAATCAATGTAGATGCCGTAGGTCTGAATGCCCGGCTTGGTTTGCTGTATACGGGTCTGGGCTTTCTGGATATCGGAGGAAGCTATACTACTGCAACACGATGGAATGTAGAGGAAACATTTGATGCATTTGTTCAGACACGCTTTCAGGATGTTGTTACACTGGACGGTCAGGTCATTGTCGATGAGGATGATAACACGTTTGGACCGCAGTTGAGTGATGAAATCAACGGTGAATTTTCGTACAGCGCAACCTCTCCGGCGCGGATCAAAGTGGGTGCTGCCACCAAAAACCTTCCTCTGGCCGATCTTTCCTTTTCCGCAGAACGGGTGAACTTCAGCAGTATCAGACTCAGGGATTTTGACTCAGAAGAAAGAGAAACCCAGATTGAAGAAAACAATTTCATCAGCGAGAACTTCAAAGATGTCTGGAACTTCAGCGCAGGAGTTACATTTACCGGGATTCAAGGCATTCAGCCGCGCCTGGGCTGGTCGCTCCTGAGCAACCCTGTCGGCTATATTGCAGAAAACGACCGCCAGTATATCAGTGCCGGACTGGGAATAGGAGTCAACCAGGGCATGTCAATTGATATTGCCCTGCAGTACGGACTCTGGGAAACTACAGAAGACCTGTACTTTGTGGATGAAGAAACCGGAATCATCGAAGATGACTTCGGAGCACCTGTGACTTTTATTGAAACGGCCGATCAGGAAGTCGACCGTTTTCATGCAACGGTCGGAATTAATCTCCGCTTCTGAGAAACATTCTGATTTAAAGATTTCGGTAATCAAAGTGAATCTTTTTGGCTTTTTCGGCACTGATTCCCTGAGGATTCACGGTAAAGACCGCATTGTCGACTGTGCGAACCACATATGATGCTGTGCTTCCCATCATCAGGTATTCCAGACCGCTTCTTCCAACAGATGACATGAAGATCAGATTATAATTCTTTTCCTTTGCAAGTTTGCAAATTTCAGCCTGCGGCTTGCGGTTTCCGGAGATTACACGGGGAGTTACCTGGTCCCGGATATCCTTGAAATGCTTGTCGGCAAGGTCATTAATTTGCTGCTCCCGCTCGCTTGCTGTTTTCTCAGCAGCCTTGGCATCAAAAAACTGTTCTATACTCACAATATGGACCAGATCAATTTTGCCGCCGGTTTTCTCAGCCAGGCTGAGGGCAAAAGGAAAGACTTGATAGGAGTTTTCCGAGAAATCCGTAGTCAGAAGTATAGAGGCAAGATCACCCATCTCCGATTTGTCCGTGACGGTAATCATCGGTTTGTTGCACATGCGCAGCACCTTTTCAGTCACCGAACCCATGACAAACCTGCTGAAACCGGTGCGGCCGTGTGTACTCATGATGACCAGGTCAAAGTCCTTTGCATTGTATGTAATTGCACGGGCAGGATTGCCAACATCCAGAAGCGGTTCATTCAGAAACTCATCAGTCACATATTTCAAGGCCGTTTCATTTAGGCGCTGACGCAGAACATTTTCGATCTGACCGTATTTTTCATGGGGAGTGATACCTGAACCCACATAATAAAAACCATCAAGATCAGTGACAGGTATATAGGCATGAAATGGTGTTACCGTCCCATCGAAAGTCCGGGCATAAAGCGCTGCTGCTTTGAGTGCATGCTCACTCAGTTCAGAAAAATCTACCGGAACCAGTATTTT
This DNA window, taken from Natronogracilivirga saccharolytica, encodes the following:
- a CDS encoding phosphopentomutase, with product MGSCYLIIIDGLGVGAQEDAHLYGDAGSNTLGHVVARSRCRLPEFERMGLGNIIPLDTVAPVWEPLAAFGKMREASSGKDSTTGHWEIAGLQLERPFPTYENGFPDDVIENFCSLTGLGGVLANKPASGTAVIEEYGEEHQKTGLPIVYTSADSVFQIACDVDTVPLETLYDWCEIARKKVMVDEHAVGRVIARPFAGKPGSFRRLSDQRHDYSLKPFEPFLPGYLQEKGIETWSVGKVIDLFAECGFDHSRRTKSNAEGIELLLEVMELNNRGFVFVNLIETDQNFGHRNDIEGFAQALEEIDREVPRILKKLKPDDLLIITGDHGNDPAMPSTDHSREFTPLLIYPGNKATTMELPIRNSFSDIAVSVCDFYGLENPFPGKSFLNKQHI
- a CDS encoding sigma-70 family RNA polymerase sigma factor; the protein is MAKKKKEPKNPSPSGISTRESQSLDRYLQEIGKVNLITPDEEVELAKKIQAGDQQALERLTKANLRFVVSVAKQYQNQGLSLGDLINEGNLGLIKAAKRFDETRGFKFISYAVWWIRQSILQALAEQSRIVRLPLNRVGALNKIGKELSKLEQEYERIPSAAELAESLEMTVSEVSDTLKISGRHLSVDAPFAQGEDNRLLDVLENEETPDPDNDLMGESLKVEIERALSKLSKREAEVIRLYFGIGREHSLTLEEIGERFDLTRERVRQIKEKALRKLRHHNRSLALRVYLG
- a CDS encoding universal stress protein; translation: MKHIKILVPVDFSELSEHALKAAALYARTFDGTVTPFHAYIPVTDLDGFYYVGSGITPHEKYGQIENVLRQRLNETALKYVTDEFLNEPLLDVGNPARAITYNAKDFDLVIMSTHGRTGFSRFVMGSVTEKVLRMCNKPMITVTDKSEMGDLASILLTTDFSENSYQVFPFALSLAEKTGGKIDLVHIVSIEQFFDAKAAEKTASEREQQINDLADKHFKDIRDQVTPRVISGNRKPQAEICKLAKEKNYNLIFMSSVGRSGLEYLMMGSTASYVVRTVDNAVFTVNPQGISAEKAKKIHFDYRNL
- a CDS encoding GAF domain-containing protein, translating into MSLTYSENREKENLQNFKKVIRDMILLLRNSLQAETVSLHWINHRRDIVVLENYATNLKNVVYQDRVRRNEHFLGNFDTIKSITRLQRDVHFDGKQLDHYTSTVPVSYVYLIPLVYNADTLAITSVESGAKSELNMSDEESVTAYQKALGRLLHNYQELNDLSHQQSEWTEYDDDVDRFSRLDQPFELASELTEQLQKYAGSNGGVMLLARGLKSWNSVLYSAASKFPPPVGLTVQEGTISDQALKSGEPVYYTHVNANPKRISYQEPLCKGATLAVPVMHRQRRQLLALVYSEDLLVFTEAVKHKITNLCRVAGLKLEALFPDLGVEEDVFANKISCYTSDLYKGALNVIRKHQDNYDVPMKTWVGMFAISNISTLRTRYRPDDLLQLQKMVLSAARPQKFGCSGIIGEYSDYVYSFILQSTDESAFDSWIQAVQKEFQHPVSFADDQKIEILLRTGFTELKRGMDPESAIQNSRKAMNEAVKQQKFLSEV
- a CDS encoding M3 family oligoendopeptidase, with product MADSKKTGAENIRWDLSDLYKGLDDPAFSSDREKALELAGTFAGKYRNRVAKLTPAQFAEALEEYSEIIELMSRIGSFAYLSWTTNTEDPALGKAVQEANELSSELSQKVVFFTLEWLSLDEDTAKQWIDSEELSFYRHYLETSRLDKPHTLEEKEENILTAKSVTGSRAWVRFFDETLGASRFDFEGNQLTETEILSKMHDPDRDVRRKAARVFTDGLKKMSHPLTYVFNTLLADKHTNDRLRNYPHWLRARNLSNEISDESVTSLVDSVTARYPLVHRFYELKKKLLNLDEMKEYDRYAPVLKNQERIGWNEARDIVLEAYNEFHPEMGNIARRFFDEEWIDAAIVPGKRGGAYSASTTPSVHPYVFMNYDGKIRDVQTLAHELGHGVHQHLSRSQGVLQSGTPLTTAETASVFGEMLVFQKLLSSLDSPVEKMALLTGKIDDTIATVFRQISMNRFEDRIHNARRNEGELTAGRFSELWMETQRPVYGDSVTLTDDYSMWWSYIPHFVHTPGYVYAYAFGELLVLALYQEYQNSDNDFNQKYMKMLEKGGSDWPHRLTAGLGVNINERAFWERGLTAIASMVDEAESLLPELDLPLKG